Proteins found in one Neofelis nebulosa isolate mNeoNeb1 chromosome 3, mNeoNeb1.pri, whole genome shotgun sequence genomic segment:
- the TM2D2 gene encoding TM2 domain-containing protein 2, producing MVLGGCPVSYLLLCGQAALLLGNLLLLHCVSRSHSQNATAEPELTSAGAAHPEGSAGAPSWEYGDPQSPVILCSYLPDEFIECDDPVDHVGNATASQELGYGCLKFGGQAYSDVEHTSVQCRALDGIECASPRTFLRENKPCIKYTGHYFITTLLYSFFLGCFGVDRFCLGHTGTAVGKLLTLGGLGIWWFVDLILLITGGLMPSDGSNWCTVY from the exons ATGGTGCTGGGTGGTTGCCCGGTGAGTTACTTACTTCTGTGCGGCCAGGCGGCTTTGCTGCTGGGGAATCTACTTCTGCTTCACTGTGTCTCTCGGAGCCACTCACAGAACGCTACCGCCGAGCCCGAGCTCACATCCGCTGGCGCCGCCCACCCAGAGGGCTCCGCCGGCGCTCCGAGCTGGGAATATGGCGACCCCCAGTCTCCAGTCATCCTTTGCTCTTACCT ACCTGATGAATTTATAGAATGTGACGACCCAGTGGATCATGTTGGAAATGCAACTGCATCCCAGGAACTCGGTTATGGTTGTCTCAAg TTTGGTGGTCAGGCCTACAGTGACGTGGAACACACTTCAGTCCAGTGCCGGGCCCTAGATGGGATTGAATGTGCCAGTCCTAGGACTTTCCTACGAGAGAATAAACCTTGTATAAA ATATACTGGACACTACTTCATAACCACTTTACTGTACTCTTTCTTCCTGGGATGTTTTGGAGTGGATCGTTTCTGTCTGGGACACACTGGCACAGCAGTAGGGAAGCTGTTGACACTTGGGGGACTTGGGATTTGGTGGTTTGTTGACCTTATTTTGCTTATTACTGGAGGGCTGATGCCAAGTGATGGCAGCAATTGGTGCACTGTTTACTAA